The following proteins are encoded in a genomic region of Brachypodium distachyon strain Bd21 chromosome 1, Brachypodium_distachyon_v3.0, whole genome shotgun sequence:
- the LOC100839433 gene encoding bark storage protein A: MPMVLGQMAPLAVLLCLLAGTSMALPALPGMDRVRWQVDRANRRGPSIGLVMSYVAEDTALQASGYFTPWHVLPFVDLYGRRFHIGSIRGVNVIYALTGQRRLNAAVTVQTLLDVFTVSGIVHYGTAGSSNDSMSFGDVSVPKLVAYTGAWTWKKFKSSKESSTELSFGQFNVPNGGENLLGSLKYRNEELYSVGKPMEEVFWLPVDSAWFKIAEGLKVNLERCNDTFCLPTTPQVVYGLKGSSSDMFLDNAEYRNFLFREFGVSTVDEESAAVVMTTTSPGVPVIVFRGVSDLAGGEPTWSSTSLMNLASINALKVAVEFITTIGRQKSAPSAHSSNN, translated from the exons ATGCCAATGGTGCTCGGCCAAATGGCGCCGCTGGCCGTGCTGCTCTGCTTGCTGGCGGGGACATCCATGGCCTTGCCGGCGCTGCCGGGGATGGACCGGGTGCGGTGGCAGGTCGACAGGGCCAACCGGCGCGGCCCGTCCATCGGCCTCGTCATGTCCTACGTCGCCGAGGACACCGCGCTCCAGGCCTCCGGCTACTTCACGCCCTGGCATGTCCTCCCCTTCGTTGACCTCTACG GGCGAAGGTTTCACATTGGGAGTATTCGAGGTGTGAATGTTATATACGCATTGACAGGACAACGCAGG CTGAATGCAGCTGTCACTGTGCAAACTCTCCTCGACGTCTTTACTGTGTCTGGTATTGTCCATTATGGCACAGCAGGAAGCTCCAATGATTCAATGTCATTTGGTGATGTCAGTGTACCCAAGCTAGTTGCTTATACAGGTGCTTGGACATGGAAG AAGTTCAAGTCATCGAAAGAGTCATCAACAGAACTAAGCTTTGGACAATTTAACGTCCCAAATGGAGGAGAGAACCTGCTAGGGTCTCTGAAATACAGAAATGAGGAACTATACTCAGTGGGTAAGCCTATGGAGGAAGTTTTCTGGTTACCTGTAGATTCAGCGTGGTTCAAAATAGCAGAAGGACTTAAG GTCAACCTTGAAAGATGTAATGACACTTTCTGTTTACCAACAACTCCACAAGTGGTTTATGGGCTTAAAGGGTCATCATCCGACATGTTTCTAGACAACGCAGAATATAGGAACTTCCTTTTCAGAGAATTCGGGGTGTCGACAGTAGATGAGGAGAGTGCGGCTGTGGTGATG ACAACAACGTCCCCTGGCGTACCTGTGATTGTATTCCGGGGAGTATCTGATTTGGCCGGAGGGGAACCAACATGGTCATCAACAAGCCTCATGAACCTGGCATCTATTAATGCACTCAAAGTGGCAGTGGAGTTCATCACTACAATTGGCAGACAAAAATCAGCACCATCAGCACACAGTTCAAATAATTGA
- the LOC100839737 gene encoding 5'-methylthioadenosine/S-adenosylhomocysteine nucleosidase 2 codes for MAPPSSSDHPAAAAVEAAGAISKVLIVIAMQTEALPLVNKFQLVEAPTDESVFPKGAPWTRFHGNYKGLHIDLVWPGKDPVLGVDSVGTVSAALVTYASIQLLKPDLIINAGTAGGFKAKGAGIGDVFLATDVAFHDRRIPIPVFDSYGIGARKTFATPNIVKELSLKVGKLSTGDSLDMSPHDESAILSNDATIKDMEGAAVAYVADMFSTPAIFVKAVTDIVDGEKPTAEEFLQNLIAVTMALDVAVTKVVDFISGKCISEL; via the exons atggcgccgccgtcgtcgtccgaccatcctgccgcggccgccgtcgaggCCGCCGGAGCCATCTCCAAGGTCCTCATCGTCATAG CGATGCAGACGGAGGCGCTCCCGCTCGTCAACAAGTTCCAGCTCGTCGAGGCGCCCACCGACGAATCCGT ATTCCCAAAAGGTGCTCCATGGACTAGATTCCACGGCAACTACAAAGGTCTCCACATCGATCTTGTTTGGCCTGGAAAAGATCCTGTTCTCG GAGTTGATAGTGTTGGTACAGTGTCAGCAGCTCTTGTGACCTATGCTTCTATACAATTGTTGAAGCCAGACCTTATCATCAACGCTGGCACTGCTGGCGGTTTCAAG GCCAAAGGAGCAGGTATTGGAGATGTATTCTTAGCAACAGATGTTGCATTCCATGACAGGAGAATACCAATTCCC GTCTTTGACAGTTATGGAATTGGAGCACGGAAAACATTTGCGACCCCAAATATAGTGAAGGAACTTAGTTTGAAG GTTGGGAAGCTGTCAACTGGTGATTCTTTAGATATGTCTCCCCATGATGAGTCAGCAATCCTGAGCAATGATGCTACAATCAAGGATATGGAG GGAGCAGCGGTGGCATACGTTGCTGACATGTTCTCAACGCCTGCAATCTTTGTCAAAGCTGTGACTGATATTGTTGATGGGGAGAAGCCAACGGCAGAAGAGTTTCTGCAAAACTTAATTGCCGTGACAATGGCGCTGGACGTGGCTGTTACCAAAGTGGTCGACTTCATCAGCGGGAAATGTATCTCTGAGCTCTGA